From the genome of Pseudomonas yamanorum, one region includes:
- a CDS encoding transposase, whose protein sequence is MRQRSSYPKSFKAQVVQECLQPGLTISGVAISHGINANVIRKWMPLYRDQPPAMLPLLFQ, encoded by the coding sequence ATGCGCCAACGAAGCTCTTATCCCAAATCGTTCAAAGCCCAGGTTGTTCAGGAATGCCTGCAACCAGGTTTGACCATCTCCGGCGTCGCCATCAGCCATGGCATCAACGCTAACGTAATTCGAAAGTGGATGCCGCTGTACCGAGATCAACCGCCAGCGATGCTACCTCTTTTATTCCAGTGA
- the tnpB gene encoding IS66 family insertion sequence element accessory protein TnpB (TnpB, as the term is used for proteins encoded by IS66 family insertion elements, is considered an accessory protein, since TnpC, encoded by a neighboring gene, is a DDE family transposase.), producing MIRIDAIWLATEPMDMRAGTKTALARVIAVFGAAKPHCAYLFANRRATRMKVLVHDGIGVWLAARRLNQGKFHWPGIRQGCEIELDAEQLHALVLGLPWQRVGAGGAITLL from the coding sequence ATGATTCGCATCGATGCCATCTGGCTCGCCACCGAACCCATGGACATGCGTGCCGGCACTAAAACAGCGCTGGCCAGGGTGATTGCGGTGTTCGGTGCGGCGAAGCCGCACTGCGCTTATCTGTTTGCCAATCGTCGCGCTACCCGCATGAAAGTTCTGGTGCATGACGGGATTGGCGTCTGGCTGGCTGCACGGCGGTTGAACCAAGGCAAGTTTCATTGGCCAGGCATTCGACAAGGCTGTGAAATCGAGCTGGACGCCGAGCAACTTCATGCCTTGGTGCTCGGCCTACCTTGGCAACGGGTTGGGGCTGGCGGTGCAATCACACTGCTTTAA
- the tnpC gene encoding IS66 family transposase encodes MTSSPNLDHMTPDQLRAFAAQLLSQVDTMGKKIQRIETVNEQLTHEIALLKRHKFAKRSEQLSPDQGSLLDDLLDTDIAVIEAELKAVNPPASPAEPRQQPKRAPLPPQFPRTVIRHEPENTQCLCGCQLQRVGEDVSEKLDYTPGVFTVEQHVRGKWACRGCETLIQAPVPAQVIDKGIPTAGLLPHVMVVKFADHLPLYRQEKIFGRAGLAIARSTLAQWVGQTGVQLQPLVDALREMVLAQGVIHADETPVQMLAPGQKKTHRAYVWAYCTTPFSPLKAVVYDFSPSRAGEHARNFLGQWNGKLVCDDFAGYKASFQQGITEIGCMAHARRKFFDLHATNKSQLAEQALHSIGGLYEIERQARDMTDEDRWRIRQEKAAPILNALHAWMLAQRDLVPEGSAIAKALDYSLKRWGALARYIQDGAVPIDNNAVENQIRPWALGRSNWLFAGSLRSGKRAAAIMSLIQSARMNGHDPYAYLKDVLTRLPAQRASEIGQLLPHQWVPA; translated from the coding sequence ATGACTTCCTCGCCCAATCTCGATCATATGACCCCCGATCAACTGCGTGCCTTCGCTGCGCAGTTGCTGTCGCAGGTCGACACGATGGGCAAGAAGATCCAGCGGATCGAAACGGTCAACGAACAGCTCACCCACGAAATTGCACTGCTCAAACGGCACAAGTTCGCCAAGCGCAGCGAGCAACTTAGCCCTGATCAGGGCAGCCTGCTCGACGACCTGCTTGATACTGATATCGCAGTAATCGAGGCTGAGTTAAAGGCGGTCAATCCGCCTGCCTCACCAGCCGAACCGCGTCAGCAGCCCAAGCGTGCGCCGTTGCCGCCGCAGTTTCCACGAACTGTGATCCGTCACGAACCAGAGAACACCCAGTGCTTATGCGGCTGCCAGCTTCAGCGCGTCGGCGAAGACGTCAGCGAGAAGCTGGATTACACGCCGGGCGTGTTCACGGTCGAGCAACACGTACGTGGAAAATGGGCCTGCCGCGGGTGTGAAACGCTTATCCAGGCACCGGTACCGGCGCAGGTGATCGACAAAGGCATCCCGACCGCAGGCCTGTTGCCTCATGTGATGGTGGTCAAGTTCGCTGACCATTTGCCGCTGTATCGGCAAGAGAAAATCTTTGGCCGTGCCGGCCTGGCAATTGCTCGCTCGACTCTGGCGCAATGGGTCGGCCAAACCGGCGTGCAGCTCCAGCCGCTTGTCGATGCGTTACGCGAGATGGTACTTGCCCAAGGCGTGATCCACGCTGACGAAACGCCGGTGCAGATGCTCGCGCCGGGCCAGAAGAAGACCCATCGTGCCTACGTTTGGGCTTACTGCACTACGCCGTTTTCGCCGCTCAAGGCAGTGGTTTATGACTTCAGCCCGAGCCGTGCGGGCGAACATGCGCGCAACTTCCTTGGCCAGTGGAATGGCAAGTTGGTGTGCGACGACTTCGCCGGCTACAAAGCAAGCTTCCAGCAAGGCATCACTGAAATCGGCTGCATGGCGCATGCCCGCCGCAAGTTCTTCGATCTGCATGCGACCAACAAAAGCCAGCTGGCCGAACAGGCGCTTCACTCGATTGGCGGGTTGTACGAAATCGAACGGCAAGCGCGAGATATGACTGACGAAGATCGCTGGAGAATACGTCAGGAAAAAGCGGCGCCAATACTCAATGCACTGCATGCCTGGATGCTGGCCCAACGCGATCTTGTGCCCGAAGGATCGGCTATCGCCAAAGCGCTGGATTACAGCCTAAAGCGCTGGGGCGCACTGGCTCGATATATCCAGGACGGGGCAGTGCCCATAGATAATAACGCGGTCGAAAACCAGATACGGCCGTGGGCTCTTGGACGCTCGAATTGGTTATTCGCCGGATCACTACGCAGCGGTAAACGGGCGGCGGCAATCATGAGTTTGATCCAGTCGGCGCGCATGAATGGGCATGATCCGTATGCCTATCTAAAAGATGTGCTAACCCGGTTGCCGGCACAGCGGGCGAGTGAGATCGGCCAGTTGCTGCCGCATCAGTGGGTGCCTGCCTAA
- a CDS encoding response regulator transcription factor, which produces MLDEQEVVHYGLRAYFSGLLDIAVDEVYFRPDAALRAIGGGRIDVLFIDYVSRCKSKTDFIRSLCANYAELRVLVFLDDFCAATVDGLKDIGVHGIICKRQPLEDCVKAIRLLAAGQNYCCPVIDRIDSSSASFTLADTRDPAAKLLSLPALSLREREVLRLCISGLTVTCIAELSGRSLKTVSTQKQAAYRKLGLRSDLDLFRRLAKYGG; this is translated from the coding sequence GTGCTCGATGAGCAGGAAGTTGTTCATTATGGTTTACGTGCTTACTTTTCCGGGCTACTCGATATCGCTGTTGATGAAGTTTATTTTCGACCAGATGCGGCACTGCGTGCGATAGGGGGCGGGCGTATTGATGTTTTGTTTATTGATTATGTTTCCAGGTGTAAAAGTAAAACAGACTTCATTCGGAGTTTGTGTGCCAATTATGCTGAACTACGAGTCTTGGTATTTCTAGACGATTTCTGTGCGGCGACTGTTGATGGATTGAAGGATATCGGAGTGCACGGAATAATTTGCAAGCGCCAGCCCCTTGAAGACTGTGTAAAGGCAATTCGATTACTGGCTGCTGGGCAGAACTATTGCTGCCCGGTCATCGACCGAATTGACTCGTCCAGTGCATCGTTCACTTTGGCCGACACCCGCGACCCTGCAGCAAAGCTCCTTTCGTTGCCTGCCTTAAGCTTACGGGAAAGAGAGGTGTTAAGGCTGTGTATTAGTGGGCTCACAGTCACGTGTATTGCGGAGCTTTCCGGTCGAAGTTTAAAGACTGTTAGTACTCAAAAACAAGCAGCTTACCGAAAGTTAGGGTTGAGGAGTGATTTGGACTTGTTTAGAAGACTAGCGAAGTATGGGGGCTGA